A single window of Anomaloglossus baeobatrachus isolate aAnoBae1 chromosome 5, aAnoBae1.hap1, whole genome shotgun sequence DNA harbors:
- the LOC142311214 gene encoding uncharacterized protein LOC142311214, whose product MKEVIMVESDQSLKSLCKLKDSVLEYQVTYIKEEPVSCGGGHLGETNIFVPQYHTEQYPLTHMKEEQPYSYEDGNLIYSSKCTSTGPIQHYTSTYVKKEPAFCDEDVINQVNYQPKDHIQCMSTSINEERVSCDRENITGANTYMLSGHTPLPSSTRVKKDSDSFETGQFTCPYTNIFADHVQQYPVTHIKEEPEPSDGGNSTKTNIYSLVHCTPYLSANIKEEPHSHEEEQLSVPNTYTQTNPTPHPSPSIKEEPNSFNQEDLIDLIICTKTDQTVHHLSVDVKGEPVSCDITIKHPEICTPSDDIHYPSPHLREESVSQDGRHLKDMKNNTPTDHIQKNPSSFDDEKTDLFDEADFTDYNNAKEQTAVNVPYQLVNKGDGLQEKNVHFNLCTNQQTAQSTDFTFKCLECEACFASKLNFEEHLTLHRGKKNHVCSHCGKCFSYQSQLLIHERTHTGEKPFTCSECGKCFNQYVHLAIHLMSHTGEKPYVCSECGKSFNRKTTLTIHQRVHTGEKPFHCSQCGKYFSTSSNLIKHQRVHTGEKPYSCSECGELFVHYTQLIRHQANHTSGKKFSCVECGKSFSQKAQFLRHERFHKSDNTYSCSECNQFFKHYKDFLVHQPTHTGQNPFTCRECGKHFTKKWTLVSHQRVHSGEKPFSCLECDKSFGLSSTLAKHKQVHVKKLVKSFPEREELFDCKTQIERQ is encoded by the exons ATGAAGGAAGTCATCATGGTGGAAAGTGACCAATCCCTCAAATCGCTAT GTAAACTTAAAGATTCTGTTCTTGAATATCAAGTTACTTATATTAAAGAGGAACCTGTGTCTTGTGGTGGAGGTCATCTTGGTGAAACTAACATTTTTGTTCCCCAATATCATACAGAACAGTATCCATTAACTCATATGAAAGAAGAACAACCATACTCCTATGAGGATGGAAATCTTATTTATTCATCTAAGTGTACATCCACAGGTCCTATACAACATTATACATCTACTTATGTAAAGAAAGAGCCAGCCTTTTGTGATGAAGATGTCATAAACCAAGTCAATTATCAACCCAAAGATCACATACAATGCATGTCTACTTCTATAAATGAGGAACGAGTCTCTTGTGATAGAGAAAACATCACGGGTGCTAATACTTATATGCTTTCAGGGCATACCCCACTACCTTCATCTACTCGTGTTAAAAAGGACTCGGACTCCTTCGAGACTGGACAATTTACATGTCCTTATACTAATATATTCGCAGATCATGTGCAACAGTATCCAGTTACTCATATCAAAGAGGAACCAGAACCATCTGACGGTGGAAACAGTACCAAAACCAACATATATTCACTTGTACATTGTACACCATATCTATCTGCTAATATTAAGGAGGAACCACATTCTCATGAAGAGGAACAATTATCAGTGCCCAATACCTATACACAGACAAATCCTACACCTCATCCATCTCCTAGTATTAAAGAGGAACCAAACTCATTTAATCAAGAAGACCTGATAGACCTGATCATTTGTACAAAGACGGATCAAACTGTACACCATCTGTCTGTTGATGTTAAGGGGGAACCAGTTTCCTGTGACATAACCATTAAACATCCTGAAATTTGTACTCCCTCAGATGATATACACTACCCATCTCCTCATCTTAGGGAGGAATCTGTCTCCCAAGATGGAAGACACCTCAAGGACATGAAAAATAATACACCAACAGATCACATACAGAAAAACCCTTCTAGTTTTGATGATGAGAAAACTGATTTATTTGATGAAGCAGATTTCACAGACTATAATAACGCCAAAGAACAAACTGCAGTAAATGTTCCTTATCAACTTGTGAATAAAGGGGATGGCTTACAAGAAAAAAATGTTCACTTTAATCTTTGCACCAACCAACAGACCGCTCAGTCAACAGACTTCACCTTTAAGTGCCTTGAATGTGAGGCATGTTTTGCTAGCAAGTTAAACTTTGAAGAACATTTGACACTTCATAGAGGGAAAAAGAACCACGTATGTTCTCATTGTGGCAAATGCTTTTCTTACCAGTCTCAGCTTCTTATACATGAACGGACTCACACAGGCGAAAAACCTTTTACATGTTCTGAATGTGGCAAGTGCTTCAACCAATATGTCCACCTTGCTATCCACCTGatgagtcacacaggggagaaaccatatgtttgttctgaatgtggaaaaagtTTTAATAGGAAAACAACTCTTACAATCCACCAGAGAGTCCATACTGGTGAGAAGCCATTCCACTGTTCTCAGTGTGGAAAGTACTTTAGCACAAGCTCAAATCTTATTAAACATCAAAGAGTCCACACTGGTGAGAAACCATACTCGTGTTCTGAGTGTGGAGAGCTTTTTGTTCACTACACTCAACTTATCAGACACCAAGCCAACCATACGTCGGGAAAAAAGTTTTCATGTGTTGAATGTGGAAAGTCTTTTTCGCAAAAGGCCCAATTTCTTAGACATGAAAGGTTTCACAAATCAGATAATACTTATTCATGTTCTGAGTGCAACCAATTTTTCAAGCATTACAAAGATTTCTTAGTTCACCAGCCCACTCACACAGGACAGAACCCATTTACATGTCGGGAGTGTGGGAAACATTTTACTAAAAAATGGACTCTGGTCTCACATCAGAGAGTTCACTCTGGAGAAAAACCATTTTCCTGTTTAGAATGTGATAAATCTTTTGGTTTAAGTTCCACCCTTGCTAAACATAAACAAGTTCATGTCAAGAAGTTGGTCAAGTCTTTTCCCGAACGTGAAGAGCTCTTTGATTGTAAAACACAGATTGAGAGACAGTAA